The following DNA comes from Anastrepha obliqua isolate idAnaObli1 chromosome 1, idAnaObli1_1.0, whole genome shotgun sequence.
tcgcatacacatacaacaaaattatgcaaaaaaaaaatcgctggattttcgctggagaccagaagacccccttaaaatgtaatttcataAAATGTAAGCAATGTTCCTTAAACTTATAAGTTCAATATTTTGGCAGAAAAAACCCATAGCCTGTACTCTTACTCTTTTTTTCCAAATGTAAATAACTCACACTTGTGAAAATATATAGTTGTTTTAAAGTGTTccttatgaattaaaataaaattcaattatttgttttttcttacaaatttcaatgattttcaatcaatgtttttTATTGCGACTATCGACCACCATCGATGGTTTGAAAATTACTATCGTCCACAATCGATGGCGCCCACCATCGATAGTTTGGCACCTCtagttttcacatctcctacagacccagtttgctcaaacttttgcacaatttttccgattttacgcacatttggacgatcaAATTGGCCGAAAAagtcacgaagtgcgcgatatgcattttgatttgaacgcccgttttcataataagcctgagtaactttaacgcattgctcgattgtgtatctttccatggttcaaattgagttagtctgaaattgaaaaatgtcaaatgaaatgcagaaaaaaaacttgacgtttaggtgtggtttacattcaacatcggcccttaaaatttaaccaccccttACGTACGCACGTAAACGAGAAAGCCAGTAAACTTCAACACCGCAGGCCTAACCCGACAACTTAGATAGTTAGTGTGAGGAAGAGATTTTAAAACTCTCTTTATAAAAACcccacaaaattgttaaaatcataCTTCTTGTTAGTTTGCTTAAACTAGTTGTAGTGTCAACAaacattgtatgtacatatatatatttaaatgtttgtaataaaaataaaaaaaatcctaaaggtcataaaaaattcatacaGTAGCAATGCAACTGAGTTCATTTGATTGACTTCCAagtaattagaaataaattatttacctaagcatttagaaataaattatttaactaagCATCGACTCACTTCcaaatacttaaatatttgccagtagaaaatttcttCTCGCCTGTATTACTCTGAGAATTTAAACCCAAGGCATAGAGTGAGTCAAGCGCACAAAGAGTGGGAGATATGATAAAAATAGCAACTCATattcaaaacaaattataattattgaGAATGCGGGCAGCCACGAACTATTTGAAAAAGCATAAGCGatgagcaaaaaataaaaacaagaccaaaaatttgtgaatatcGTACAAGCACATATTTTAGATAACTGATAAGGCTCTCCCGCAGAGATGAGTCGACAAGACACGCCAGTGGAAAATATCGTATTTAGTTGTGCGAAAAACTTGAATAGAAGCGGTTACGTGATACACTTCGCGCTCGTTCAATTGGATTCGCAGAGCGAAAACATCGAATAATAGAGGAAGCAAAGCCAACGATTAGCAgcgtacaaaaacaaacacacacaatcACGACTGTTTAGAACAACAAATACGCAGAGTGCAATATCAAATGCTCGATTGAACtaaaagataaataaacaattaagcaaaatttaaaagcaaacatAGAAAATGATTCCCAATACTGCCCACTTATCGTATTGCCTGCGCGTTTTACTTCGACGCACAGCCAGCCCAAATGTCATAGGACGCCATGGTTTCGCCACAAGCAGCGAGAGCGGCGCCTCCACAATTACCGCCGCACACCCGCTCAGTGGCGTGCGCATTCTCGATATGACGCGCATCATTTCGGGCCCCTACTGCACCATGATATTGGCCGATATGGGCGCAGAAGTAATCAAGATCGAGCGGCCTTTTTATGGTGGCGATGAAACGCGTAAATGGGGTCCACCTTTTTTGGCACAGAGTAAAGACTCGATTTATTTTCAAGCGGTTAATCGCAATAAGAAAAGCGTCGCCATTAATTTGAAACGCGGCAAAGAAATCATCTATGAGCTGGCGCAGAAGTGTGATGTGCTTGTGGAGAATTATGTGCCTGGCAAGCTGGCTGAGTACGACTTGAACTATGAGCAATTGCGTAAAGTGGCGCCTCACATCATCTACTGCTCGATGACGGGTTATGGTTCCGTGGGCCCCTACGCCAAACGTCCCGGTTATGATGTCATTGCATCCTCCGTGTGTGGCCTTTTGCACATAACTGGCGAACGAGCGGGTCAGCCCAGTAAGGTGGGTGTGCCTGTAACCGATATGGCTACGGGTTTGTATGCGCATGGCGCCATTTTGGCCGCCTTGCTGCAGCGTCAACGCACTGGAGTAGGTCAAAAAATCGACGTCGATTTGCTATCGACGGGCGTGTCGCTATTGATAAATGTGGGCAGTAATTACTTGAATGCTGGCATCGAGGCGCAACGTTGGGGTACCGCACATTCGAGCATTGTGCCGTATCAGAGTTTCAAGACCGCCGATGGGTATCTAACTATAGGCGCTGGTAGTGATGATCAATTCCGTGAATTATGTCAACTACTGCAAATAGCAGATATTGCGGagaatgcaaagttcaaaacaaaTAAGGATCGCGTTAACAATCGTGTGGAACTTATCGCCCTGCTGGAGGATATATTTGCGAAGAAAACGTCAAAGAGTTGGATGCAGCAATTTGAAAATGCCTCATTTCCAGCGGGTCCCGTTAATTCGATACGTGAAGTTTTCGAGGATGAGCACATAAAAGCGATTGGTTTAGTAAAAACCCTACCACATCCGCGCGATGAAAGTGTAAAGGTGGTGGGGCCGCCCGTTGTCTACAGCGAGTCCAAAAATGATGCACGCACAGCTCCACCAACAATGGGACAGCACACAGACGAAGTGTTGACGCAGTTGCTGGGCTACAGTGCAGAGCAGATTGCGGAGCTCAGAGATAAGAAAATTATCgaataaacagataaaaaaaaaatgaacaataaGAGTGCATTTCTAATGTAGTTTATTTAAGAAACCATATTATCCattcccataaaaaaaaaattaaagaaatagaaTTTTAAGAAAGCGTGAACATTTCTCATTTGCTTCAAAAAAGATAtaccaaaacaaagaaaatatagtACTTCTCCTGTTAGGCTGTTGTAAAATTTCATATCTATCTACATCTATTAACTGTATCTCACCCAACGGCAGCAATGACAATCCTCCGTGAGCATTTTTGCGAtgatgaaaaaaagtttgtcaTCTCTCTCAAAACCATCTGTCATTCGGAGGCGGTATAGAACTGTAAGTAGGCCGCTCCATTTGTTGGAAATCATCAAAACGCGAGCCATAAATTGTAAAGGGTATACACacgtacttagtcctgccataagttctgttacaagttaagtcagTTATAAAGATGAAATTATTACTTTAACGTTTAATGCTCTtatcgaaacccattttccggctagtagaactctctctgaagaagagagtggcatgaacaataacggtagcatcGGTgaaacctctaggtacagctggtatattgctagtcggatattgacaaaagaatcgataaggttttccttgtcttcctttgagaacgttaagtcccctggacctgacggaatatatccaggaATGCTTAAacaaggaggagacaggctgattgaggccctgaaaaggatcttcacagcctgtcttgcatttggttatataccatcccaatggcgacgcgtaagagtagtatttattccgaaaccaggaaaagatcgTTCGTGTTGGAAGGTCTAGAatgagtggtggagaaacatatgcgagtgggggtattgccgagaagtccccTTAGGAGAAATCAACATGCTTACCacagtggaaaatcatgtgaatcagccttacacgatcttgttagcaagattgaagccgggctggaagctgacgaatacacaatgggcgtgttcgtggacattgagggggcttttgataataccacattcggctcgatatgttctcgcgccgaacgacacggagttaatcaaaccattgtaacatggatatattccatgctctctaaGGGGCTgctaaccgctggtgggagcggcgacgaacaaatcacagtcagggccaggCAAgtatgtccccaagggggtgttctttctccgctgctgtggtgcttcgtcgtataCTATCTACtagcggacgatgtctgtgcgctaacatcggataaatccttaaggaggctttgcacgaaagtgcaaaGGATTCTTGTCAAAATCGATGACTAGTGCATGAGACAcggaaaacggaaattggatggactcagtctgccaacactgaaaggtgtgacagttggtctttccgatgaagttaaatatctaggagtaatcttggataagaagctgacttgggacacacacgtttcactgaaggtgaatcgcgcattgaggatttttcagcaatgccgtagagcctttggtaagacctggggtctgaaacctgctgtggttctatggatatacacagcacttatcagaccaatcatcacttacgcttctgtggtatggtggcgacggagcatggttaagtacacaatccgggaactatacaggctacaaagaagtgtatgtatgtgcatcacgggtgccatgagtacaacctctggcgaggaacttcgggacacagagaaatctttaggttgctatctgagcagtatcctgtgtttttggcacctaaagacgacctgatacccataatttcatttggaaggaaatttgatgtcagatttccattgcgtgaacaatggagcaatccagaatgcatacagggaggtttgacggatattttctttgctgatgggtccaagaatgaaataaggtcaggagccggatggtacttaaacgatagtaataagtatcactatgctatgggggaaatggcaactgtgttccaaacagaagtttttgccatcctgaaagtagccgaatggataatcgagaggagatgaagcgggaaacagattggagtttccagtgagaacgcgaagcaaacctcaaagattgttcaagaatgtaagaagaagctcaattatgtcgcaagacaaaacaggtttgtacttatatgggttccgggacactccggtgttcaaggaaacgaaatcgccgacgaattggccaaccgtgaatCAGCGGTGCCCCTATAAGGgctagagccaataatcggaatcagttccgcgggaatcatgaattggatcagcgattatgtaggcaatctacataaagagcgatggtccggtctaggaCTGGACaaacagaactgcaaagtgttttgtgacaagttcgaacagaaaactgtcaaactttctactaaaacttagaaggaaagacattcggtttaaggtcggtatcattacaggacacaacccatagggtcagcatatgaccaccattggaatcattgaggacccagtgtgcctgtaggcggatagcactgagcactttctctgtgagtgtcctgcctttgctagagcacgactacgagttttgggtttcgatgtcatgagaatgaggaaaattcgttctctaaaactggaggatatttacagatttgccaaagaatctggaaaattctcacggGACTAaccatctctatctctgtctctattctttcatatatctttctctgatacttttctcctttcctccttgactatccacccctttccagagctttaaatacaatgggctttttagcctgagtgttttaggagccaccaaatctcctggtgttccttgactcgaccttttcaaatttcaagatgaaattataatactttttcggtttccatggatattgacatcGCTGTTAGAACCAAAGATTGCTTGAGATTCTCCGAATTTCGACAGGCCATGTcaccaattctgaccacaaaatGTAGTCCATTGGAGTcaaatctggacttccagacggccaatattctgcggctatgaacccaatttttagccactgctgggtagtTTTTGATTCAtaggctggagcggaatcttgctggaagacccaaagtttttcattgaagggagtactgctcaactgcttcaccacgtctTCTAAAACATCattctggtacacttttgccccggtcttaaccccctttttggcagaaatgaagagatatattataacatttttCGTGTCTTTGGAAGTGTTAacttagattttgtcgttttgtttattaaaaatttcttcaacagtgaacattttttcatctgtgaaaagaatattttcatggccgttgacctcGTCCCGccaaagaagctgcttgcatctgtcgagtctaatttttttaaacgcgttgtcaaaagataacCAGTTAAGCGACGGAAGGATCTttacatggatctggtcgacaCATTCATTTCCTTGGACATGACTTTCTGCATTCTAAGGTGATTTCTGCGAATTtatctcgaacggcttttattgCTTTACTGGTTCGAACCACTCGATTACGactacttctttttctgtctgtcacttcagacgtttggaaaAAACGGTTGATCGTGCGatacaaacattctcgaaacattaagttttttcagcaattcgtaaatctcacttgcacttttaccacttttatgtGATGCAATTACTGTAATGCGACTTTCCTAAGTTCCACACTTTTTTCTCTccgtaaaaattgtaaaattgtaaa
Coding sequences within:
- the LOC129240631 gene encoding succinate--hydroxymethylglutarate CoA-transferase, whose protein sequence is MIPNTAHLSYCLRVLLRRTASPNVIGRHGFATSSESGASTITAAHPLSGVRILDMTRIISGPYCTMILADMGAEVIKIERPFYGGDETRKWGPPFLAQSKDSIYFQAVNRNKKSVAINLKRGKEIIYELAQKCDVLVENYVPGKLAEYDLNYEQLRKVAPHIIYCSMTGYGSVGPYAKRPGYDVIASSVCGLLHITGERAGQPSKVGVPVTDMATGLYAHGAILAALLQRQRTGVGQKIDVDLLSTGVSLLINVGSNYLNAGIEAQRWGTAHSSIVPYQSFKTADGYLTIGAGSDDQFRELCQLLQIADIAENAKFKTNKDRVNNRVELIALLEDIFAKKTSKSWMQQFENASFPAGPVNSIREVFEDEHIKAIGLVKTLPHPRDESVKVVGPPVVYSESKNDARTAPPTMGQHTDEVLTQLLGYSAEQIAELRDKKIIE